The following proteins are co-located in the Piscirickettsia litoralis genome:
- a CDS encoding acyl-CoA thioesterase translates to MSPSIPKAKTVDESAVHEHVYKVFPNDLNAHRTVFGGLVMSTLDRIALVVAERHSGHVCVTASVDAMHFLAPAKDGDTLIFKAAINRAWDSSMEVGTKVIAENSYTGDERHILSSYFTFVALDEHEKLAKVPAVIANTADEKRRFKEAQLRRDLRLQNKKAIANSRKKGD, encoded by the coding sequence ATGAGCCCATCTATTCCCAAGGCAAAAACGGTTGATGAATCTGCCGTCCATGAGCACGTTTATAAGGTATTTCCAAATGACTTAAATGCCCACCGTACAGTATTTGGTGGCTTGGTCATGTCTACCCTGGATCGCATCGCTCTCGTTGTTGCCGAACGCCATAGCGGCCATGTCTGCGTGACTGCATCTGTCGATGCCATGCACTTTCTCGCTCCAGCCAAAGATGGTGATACGCTCATTTTTAAAGCCGCAATCAATCGCGCTTGGGATAGTTCGATGGAGGTTGGCACTAAAGTGATCGCAGAAAATAGCTATACTGGTGATGAACGTCATATTCTCTCTTCTTACTTCACCTTTGTCGCCCTAGATGAACACGAAAAACTTGCAAAGGTCCCGGCAGTGATTGCGAATACCGCCGATGAAAAGCGTCGCTTCAAGGAGGCCCAATTACGCCGTGATTTACGCTTACAGAACAAAAAAGCCATTGCCAATTCACGCAAGAAAGGCGATTAA
- the rsmB gene encoding 16S rRNA (cytosine(967)-C(5))-methyltransferase RsmB, translated as MPHAKGLVNAILRAAQRQDYPLLTQDIAVYSHPNWLIKRCKRAWPERWQNILKANNERPPMSLRVNQRWGTREAYLEKLAEVNIAAESIEINACKQAIRLEKPTAVTALPGFSEGACSVQNEAAQLAASLLDLVSGQRVLDACAAPGGKSCHILETADNIDLTCVDVDGKRLERVQENLRRLNLSAELLEAAVEKIDDWWDGQLFDRILLDAPCSGTGVIRRHPDIKLLRTLEDIGQLHHLQLHLLTALWPCLKKGGILVYATCSILPEENEAVIKKFLTTQKGSEEVKIEADWGVARPFGRQIFPEVDGMDGFYYAKLRKVAKS; from the coding sequence ATGCCACATGCTAAAGGTTTAGTCAATGCGATTTTACGTGCTGCGCAACGTCAAGATTATCCGTTATTAACCCAAGATATTGCTGTTTATTCACACCCCAATTGGTTAATTAAGCGCTGCAAGCGGGCTTGGCCGGAGCGCTGGCAAAATATTTTAAAAGCCAATAATGAACGCCCACCAATGAGTTTACGTGTGAATCAGCGTTGGGGAACACGAGAGGCGTATTTAGAGAAATTAGCTGAAGTGAATATTGCTGCTGAGTCGATAGAAATTAATGCTTGTAAGCAAGCCATTCGTTTAGAAAAACCAACGGCGGTGACAGCATTGCCGGGATTTTCCGAAGGCGCATGCTCAGTCCAAAATGAAGCGGCACAATTAGCAGCGTCTTTATTGGATTTAGTGTCAGGACAACGAGTTTTAGATGCTTGTGCCGCGCCTGGCGGTAAGAGCTGTCATATTTTAGAGACAGCGGACAATATTGATTTGACCTGTGTCGATGTTGATGGCAAGCGCTTAGAGCGCGTTCAAGAGAATTTAAGACGATTGAATTTATCTGCAGAGCTGCTTGAGGCCGCGGTTGAAAAAATTGATGACTGGTGGGACGGTCAGCTATTTGACCGTATTTTATTAGATGCACCGTGCTCGGGTACAGGGGTGATACGTCGTCATCCAGATATTAAGCTATTACGTACTCTAGAAGATATCGGCCAACTGCATCACTTGCAGTTGCATTTATTAACAGCGTTGTGGCCGTGCTTGAAAAAGGGCGGTATTCTTGTTTATGCGACCTGTTCTATACTCCCTGAAGAAAATGAAGCGGTAATTAAGAAATTTCTGACAACGCAAAAAGGAAGTGAGGAAGTTAAAATTGAGGCGGATTGGGGAGTTGCTCGCCCTTTTGGTCGACAAATATTTCCCGAAGTGGATGGAATGGATGGTTTTTATTATGCAAAACTGCGTAAAGTTGCAAAAAGTTAA
- a CDS encoding transcription antitermination factor NusB has product MANKAINLRALASRVLADVIHQGMSLPAALLKYNSALNDSDKSLLQELCFGSTRWYQRLDAICDQLLNRPLRRREASLKMLLIVGLYQLLFMRIKPHAAISETVDAVKDLKNATC; this is encoded by the coding sequence TTGGCCAATAAAGCGATAAACTTGCGAGCGCTTGCTAGTCGAGTACTTGCCGATGTGATTCACCAGGGGATGTCACTGCCTGCTGCCTTGCTTAAATATAACTCAGCATTGAATGATAGTGATAAGAGTTTATTGCAAGAGCTGTGCTTTGGTTCTACGCGTTGGTACCAGAGATTAGATGCAATTTGTGATCAGCTGTTAAACCGACCCCTGCGCCGTCGTGAAGCGAGCTTGAAGATGTTATTAATCGTCGGTTTATACCAGCTGTTGTTTATGCGTATCAAGCCGCACGCTGCGATTTCTGAAACGGTGGATGCGGTAAAGGATCTAAAAAATGCCACATGCTAA
- a CDS encoding diacylglycerol kinase has protein sequence MLEVVKKEIIRLAQALMYSYEGLIAAFKSEAAFRLELLIAVIFIPVALFLQVSAVAKVLMISSILLVLIAELINTAIEAVIDRISMERHSLSKKAKDIGSATVLVAMINVACTWLVILIF, from the coding sequence ATGTTAGAGGTTGTAAAAAAAGAAATTATTCGCTTAGCACAAGCATTAATGTACTCGTATGAAGGATTAATTGCAGCATTTAAGTCAGAAGCTGCATTTCGATTAGAGTTATTAATCGCCGTTATTTTTATTCCCGTGGCTCTTTTTTTACAGGTATCGGCTGTTGCTAAAGTGCTGATGATCAGCAGTATATTACTTGTTTTAATTGCAGAGTTAATCAATACCGCCATAGAGGCGGTGATAGATAGAATCTCTATGGAGCGTCATTCTCTTTCTAAAAAAGCCAAGGACATTGGTAGTGCCACAGTCCTTGTGGCGATGATAAATGTTGCGTGTACTTGGCTGGTTATTTTAATTTTTTAG
- a CDS encoding 4-oxalomesaconate tautomerase encodes MKGIPCILMRGGTSKGPFFLASDLPDNPKERDQILLKIMGSPHQSQIDGIGGGSSVSSKVAIISPSNREGIDVDYLFCQVVIGESRVDSSLNCGNMLSGVGPFAITKGLVKAQEKETIVRIYNQNTGVVVEAKVQTPNKELSFDGEVTIDGVPGQSAPIELSFLDSVGAKTGKLLPTGAAVNTIENIEVSCIDVSVPVVMMLAKSLEKSGYETKQELDQDKKLIKKMEAIRQKAAILMGMGDVSQSVIPKMALLAEPRFNGNISSRYFTPKDCHPSHAVTGAICIATACLIPGSIANKAAHNILTQEESHGIIVEHPAGKIDAVIHKEMTGETIDIPKVSFIRTARPLFSGEVMI; translated from the coding sequence ATGAAAGGAATTCCATGTATTTTAATGCGCGGCGGTACATCAAAAGGCCCTTTTTTCCTGGCCTCCGATCTGCCTGATAACCCCAAAGAACGCGATCAAATCTTATTAAAAATTATGGGTTCCCCCCATCAATCTCAAATCGATGGCATCGGTGGAGGCAGCAGCGTTTCCAGTAAGGTTGCGATTATTAGCCCCTCTAATCGAGAAGGTATCGATGTTGATTATTTATTTTGCCAAGTCGTCATCGGTGAGTCTCGCGTCGACTCTAGCTTAAACTGTGGCAATATGCTCTCAGGCGTCGGCCCTTTTGCAATCACGAAAGGCTTGGTTAAAGCTCAAGAAAAAGAAACCATTGTCCGTATTTATAACCAAAATACTGGGGTAGTCGTCGAAGCAAAAGTGCAAACACCCAACAAAGAGCTTAGCTTTGATGGTGAAGTCACTATTGATGGAGTGCCTGGACAAAGTGCACCAATAGAACTCAGCTTTCTAGATTCTGTCGGTGCTAAAACAGGCAAATTATTACCAACAGGCGCAGCTGTTAATACTATTGAGAATATAGAAGTTTCCTGCATTGATGTCTCCGTGCCTGTTGTTATGATGCTAGCAAAATCGCTTGAAAAATCAGGTTATGAAACCAAACAAGAGCTGGATCAAGATAAAAAACTAATAAAAAAAATGGAAGCTATCCGCCAAAAAGCAGCAATACTCATGGGTATGGGCGATGTCAGCCAGTCGGTCATACCCAAAATGGCATTACTCGCAGAACCTCGTTTTAATGGCAATATCAGCTCACGCTACTTCACTCCCAAAGACTGCCACCCCAGCCATGCAGTCACCGGGGCTATTTGCATTGCAACCGCTTGCCTTATCCCTGGCTCTATTGCTAATAAAGCTGCTCATAATATTCTTACTCAAGAAGAATCCCATGGAATTATTGTCGAGCACCCAGCTGGAAAAATAGATGCTGTGATTCATAAAGAAATGACTGGAGAAACCATCGATATTCCTAAAGTTTCTTTTATCAGAACAGCAAGGCCATTATTTTCCGGTGAAGTGATGATTTAA
- a CDS encoding potassium transporter TrkG, whose amino-acid sequence MIQEKSILKIIGILLMLFSFSMLPPVYVSWLYQDYDATPFLISFCLAFFSGFFAWLPTREHKVDLKARDGFVVVFLFWLVLGIYSALPFMLSYHPHMVLSEAVFEAISGFTTTGGTVLSHIENLPPSILYYRQQLQFLGGMGIIVLAIAVLPMIGVGGMQLYRAEVTGPVKDKLTPRITETAKTLWYIYVGLTVICIMTFWLFGMNLFNAICYAFGTISTGGYAPHDASGAFYSSALIQYAMVFFMLVGGTNFSLHFIMLRKGDLRTYWREPEFKVYIGIFLIASIVIAAWLYFSGTETSVSKVIRDSMFQVSSFMTTTGFGSVSIGSWPQLIQVGLLILGAIGGCAGSTSGGIKVIRLILLRKQSQREIQRLVHPNGVFHIKLGGFPVPANVINATWGFLAAYVMSFVILMLLLMATGLDQVTAFSALIACISNTGPALGEAISNYGTLNNSALWILSFAMLLGRLEVFTVLVLFSRTFWRV is encoded by the coding sequence ATGATACAAGAAAAATCGATTCTTAAAATTATTGGCATTTTGTTAATGCTCTTTAGTTTTAGTATGTTGCCTCCCGTTTATGTGTCCTGGCTTTATCAAGATTATGATGCAACACCCTTTTTAATTTCGTTTTGCTTGGCTTTTTTCTCAGGTTTTTTTGCTTGGTTGCCAACTCGTGAACATAAAGTTGATTTAAAAGCACGTGATGGTTTTGTGGTTGTTTTCTTATTTTGGCTTGTGCTTGGTATTTACAGTGCGCTGCCCTTCATGCTGTCTTATCATCCTCATATGGTGCTTAGTGAAGCGGTCTTTGAAGCGATATCAGGCTTTACGACAACCGGAGGTACAGTACTTAGCCATATAGAAAATTTACCGCCATCGATTTTATATTATCGTCAGCAGTTGCAATTTTTAGGTGGTATGGGAATTATTGTTCTGGCCATCGCTGTACTGCCTATGATTGGCGTTGGCGGTATGCAATTATACCGTGCAGAGGTCACCGGGCCGGTAAAAGATAAACTCACACCACGTATTACCGAAACAGCGAAAACCCTTTGGTATATTTATGTTGGCCTCACTGTTATTTGTATTATGACGTTTTGGCTCTTTGGTATGAATTTATTCAATGCCATTTGCTATGCATTCGGAACGATTTCAACCGGAGGTTATGCTCCTCATGATGCTAGCGGTGCGTTTTATTCATCTGCTTTGATTCAATATGCGATGGTGTTTTTTATGCTAGTGGGTGGAACTAACTTCTCTTTGCATTTTATCATGTTACGTAAGGGAGACTTAAGAACGTATTGGCGTGAGCCTGAGTTTAAAGTTTATATTGGTATTTTCCTTATTGCTTCGATTGTGATTGCGGCCTGGCTTTATTTTTCAGGAACAGAAACCTCGGTGAGCAAAGTGATTCGAGACTCCATGTTTCAAGTTTCATCCTTTATGACCACCACGGGGTTTGGCTCGGTAAGTATTGGTTCTTGGCCTCAACTCATTCAAGTTGGCTTATTAATTTTAGGTGCGATTGGTGGCTGTGCGGGGTCAACCTCAGGGGGAATTAAGGTGATTCGCCTGATTTTATTACGTAAGCAAAGCCAGCGTGAAATCCAGCGCTTAGTTCACCCAAATGGTGTATTTCATATTAAACTTGGTGGTTTTCCGGTGCCTGCTAATGTTATTAATGCAACGTGGGGGTTTTTAGCAGCGTATGTGATGAGTTTTGTCATTTTAATGTTATTACTGATGGCAACAGGTTTGGACCAAGTGACAGCATTTTCTGCTTTGATCGCTTGCATTTCTAACACAGGGCCGGCTTTGGGTGAAGCAATTAGCAATTATGGCACATTAAATAACTCTGCTCTGTGGATATTGTCTTTTGCAATGTTATTGGGCCGCTTAGAAGTATTTACTGTGTTAGTACTATTTAGCCGGACTTTTTGGCGTGTATAA
- the glyS gene encoding glycine--tRNA ligase subunit beta, with product MSAMTESFLFEIGTEELPPKSLEKLALSLKESFETSLKAAKLNHGNIEVFAAPRRIGLLIKKLDSTQPDQIIERRGPAVQAAFDKDGKPTPAALGFARSCKTDINNIERLETDKGQWLFFKLLEKGVNATELLPKIAEQAVKKLPIAKAMRWGSHKTQFVRPVHWITMLYGADVVDASILDLNAGRITQGHRFHSAGALSLTHADDYANVLKEQGHVIASFNERRSLIKNQLESIGATVNGHVDINTDLLDEVTALVEWPVALMANFDEEFLAVPQEALISSMQEHQKCFAVLDQQGKMMPHFVTISNIDSKNPATVISGNEKVMRARLADAAFFYQTDKKHSLESHLTRLKTVTFQAKLGTLYDRAERLASISGFIAKQLSADRKLAERAGLLAKTDLMSEMVMEFPELQGIMGNYYAQNDGEANEVAIALEEQYLPRFAGDRLPQSTIGAAVALADKLDTLVGIFGIGQKPTGDKDPFALRRASLGLLRILVENKLALNLADLIQHVIALYGNKLSNENTEHDVLQFINERLRAYYSEQDITPDTLEAVTSLGLTTPLDIDQRIKAVHDFRKLEAAAALAAANKRVKNILEKQKIAIQQISINPELFAESAEKELYQAICSKQQEIQPLLGECAYGQLLESLASLRHSVDNFFDHVMVMAEDESLKANRLALLAELRQLFLKVADISYLQS from the coding sequence ATGAGTGCAATGACCGAATCATTTCTATTTGAAATAGGCACCGAAGAATTACCCCCTAAAAGCCTCGAGAAATTAGCTCTTAGCCTAAAAGAAAGTTTTGAGACCTCTTTAAAAGCAGCAAAATTAAATCATGGCAATATAGAAGTATTCGCCGCGCCTAGACGCATCGGCTTATTAATTAAAAAACTCGACAGCACACAACCGGATCAAATCATTGAGCGTCGCGGCCCCGCAGTACAAGCTGCTTTCGATAAAGACGGTAAACCAACGCCTGCAGCCTTAGGCTTTGCCCGCTCTTGCAAAACCGATATCAACAATATTGAACGATTAGAAACAGACAAAGGCCAGTGGCTCTTTTTTAAACTTTTAGAGAAGGGTGTTAACGCCACAGAATTACTGCCTAAAATCGCCGAGCAAGCAGTGAAAAAGCTGCCCATTGCAAAAGCCATGCGCTGGGGTAGCCATAAAACTCAATTTGTTCGCCCCGTCCACTGGATTACTATGCTCTATGGTGCTGATGTTGTAGATGCTAGTATTTTAGATTTAAATGCCGGCCGCATCACTCAAGGCCATCGTTTTCACAGTGCTGGTGCACTCTCCCTAACGCATGCTGATGATTATGCCAATGTGCTCAAGGAACAAGGCCATGTGATCGCGAGCTTTAACGAACGCCGTAGTCTGATTAAAAACCAGCTAGAAAGCATTGGCGCAACAGTCAATGGTCACGTCGATATCAATACAGATTTGCTCGATGAAGTTACCGCCCTGGTCGAATGGCCCGTCGCTTTAATGGCTAATTTTGATGAAGAGTTTTTGGCCGTCCCACAAGAAGCCCTAATCTCTTCTATGCAAGAGCATCAAAAATGCTTTGCTGTATTAGACCAACAGGGCAAGATGATGCCTCATTTTGTCACAATTAGTAATATCGATAGCAAAAATCCAGCAACCGTTATATCAGGCAATGAAAAAGTTATGCGCGCGCGCCTTGCCGATGCGGCTTTCTTTTATCAAACCGATAAGAAGCACTCGCTCGAGTCTCACTTAACGCGCTTAAAAACTGTGACTTTCCAAGCAAAATTAGGCACGCTCTATGACCGTGCCGAGCGCCTTGCCTCAATCAGTGGTTTTATTGCCAAGCAACTCTCAGCAGATCGCAAACTCGCCGAACGTGCAGGCTTACTGGCAAAAACTGACTTGATGAGCGAAATGGTGATGGAGTTCCCTGAATTACAGGGGATTATGGGAAATTATTACGCTCAAAACGATGGTGAAGCGAATGAAGTGGCCATCGCCTTAGAAGAGCAATACTTACCGCGCTTTGCTGGCGATCGTTTACCTCAGTCAACGATAGGCGCTGCCGTTGCCCTTGCCGATAAATTAGATACTTTAGTCGGTATCTTTGGTATCGGCCAAAAACCAACCGGGGATAAAGATCCCTTTGCACTACGCCGTGCTTCTTTAGGCTTATTGCGCATCCTCGTCGAGAACAAACTAGCACTTAATCTAGCTGATCTTATTCAGCATGTGATTGCACTCTATGGCAATAAACTCAGCAATGAAAATACAGAGCACGATGTACTCCAGTTTATCAATGAACGTTTGCGCGCTTATTACTCTGAACAAGATATTACTCCAGACACACTAGAAGCCGTCACCAGCTTGGGTTTAACCACACCGCTGGATATCGACCAGCGTATCAAGGCAGTGCATGATTTTCGTAAACTCGAAGCCGCCGCAGCCCTTGCCGCTGCAAATAAACGCGTAAAAAATATCTTAGAGAAGCAAAAAATTGCGATTCAGCAGATTAGTATCAACCCTGAATTATTTGCTGAAAGTGCAGAAAAAGAACTCTATCAAGCCATCTGTTCTAAACAACAAGAGATTCAGCCCCTGCTTGGCGAATGCGCCTATGGTCAGCTTTTAGAGTCACTAGCAAGCTTACGCCACAGTGTCGATAACTTCTTTGACCATGTTATGGTGATGGCCGAAGATGAAAGCTTAAAAGCCAATCGCTTAGCTTTACTAGCAGAGCTGCGCCAGTTATTCCTAAAAGTAGCTGATATTTCTTACTTGCAAAGCTAG
- a CDS encoding lysophospholipid acyltransferase family protein — protein sequence MQQPKPSLFLKTTSLIRSIIYYIIVGIITVFISITSIITLPLPFKIRYNYIMAFCPIALLCARWICGIRCNIEGKEHLSGEKVAVIISNHQSAWETFLFPTIFPPLAIIIKKSLLKIPFWGWSFASLEPIAINRDDGKKAMLQILRQGKAAVDKGRWIVIYPEGTRSQPGEIAPFKKGSGILAASLHQPIFPIAHDAGKCWPKNSFIKYPGTVNVRIGNKIDTKNKKHDQINSECYEWIKEQLQSFKN from the coding sequence ATGCAACAGCCTAAACCGAGTTTATTTTTAAAAACAACTTCTCTCATCCGTTCAATTATTTATTATATTATTGTCGGTATCATCACTGTATTTATCAGCATTACATCGATTATTACTTTACCCTTACCTTTTAAAATCCGTTATAACTATATTATGGCCTTTTGTCCAATTGCCTTACTCTGCGCACGCTGGATTTGTGGCATACGTTGTAACATAGAAGGTAAAGAGCACTTAAGCGGCGAAAAAGTCGCGGTAATCATCAGCAATCATCAATCTGCCTGGGAAACCTTCCTTTTTCCGACTATTTTTCCGCCATTGGCAATTATTATCAAAAAATCTCTGCTTAAAATCCCCTTTTGGGGCTGGTCTTTTGCATCTCTTGAGCCTATTGCCATTAACCGTGATGATGGCAAAAAAGCCATGCTACAAATCCTCCGTCAAGGCAAAGCCGCCGTTGATAAAGGCCGCTGGATTGTCATTTATCCAGAAGGAACTCGTTCACAGCCTGGAGAAATTGCTCCTTTTAAAAAAGGCAGCGGCATACTCGCCGCCTCTTTACATCAGCCTATTTTTCCTATCGCCCATGATGCGGGCAAGTGCTGGCCAAAAAATAGCTTTATTAAATACCCTGGCACAGTCAATGTGCGCATCGGCAACAAAATTGACACTAAAAATAAAAAGCATGACCAAATTAACAGCGAATGCTACGAATGGATAAAAGAACAACTTCAAAGCTTTAAAAACTAA
- the trkA gene encoding Trk system potassium transporter TrkA, with translation MKIIILGAGQVGSTIAAQLSQEDDNEITIVDANSENLEALQEKLDIRTVTGLASYPHVLIQAGVEDADMVVAVTSSDEVNMIACQIAHSLFKTPMKIARIRSQSYTKHGDELFTNKVIPIDVIISPEQVVTRQICRLIRYPGALQVLNFAGTKVRLVAIKVDRNSILAGHPASFLSNIDKHIDAKVVAIFRDNQGIIPGANTTLLPGDEIFFISANDDIKTLMSKIYEDRPRFNSIMIAGGGNIGTHVAKRLEADYDIKLIEIDPKHSERACHTLDRTIILLGDATDSDLLSQENIENIDIFCSLTNDDENNIMSAMQAKRLGAKYAISLINRPAYVDLVEGGDIDIAISPQHATIGALLAHIRRGDVEKVHSLRKGAAEAIEAVAHGDAQTSKVVGRKVSQLKLPEGSAVGAVVRGDQVYIHCEDITIQADDHVILFMTNKRKIRDIESLFQVSTGFL, from the coding sequence ATGAAAATTATTATTCTCGGTGCAGGTCAAGTCGGTTCGACGATTGCTGCACAATTGAGCCAAGAAGATGATAATGAAATTACTATCGTCGATGCGAATAGTGAAAACCTAGAAGCCTTACAAGAAAAGCTTGATATTCGCACAGTCACCGGCCTCGCCTCTTATCCTCATGTGTTGATACAAGCTGGAGTTGAAGATGCGGACATGGTTGTTGCCGTCACCAGTAGTGATGAAGTGAATATGATTGCTTGTCAAATAGCACATAGCTTATTTAAAACACCGATGAAAATCGCACGTATTCGCTCGCAAAGTTACACCAAACATGGTGATGAGCTATTTACTAATAAAGTTATTCCGATAGATGTGATTATTAGCCCAGAGCAGGTGGTCACGCGACAAATTTGTCGTTTAATCCGTTACCCAGGGGCCTTACAGGTGTTAAACTTCGCTGGCACGAAAGTACGCCTTGTTGCCATTAAAGTTGATAGAAACAGTATATTGGCCGGACATCCAGCGAGCTTTTTATCTAATATTGATAAGCATATTGATGCAAAAGTGGTGGCGATTTTTCGCGATAATCAAGGGATTATCCCAGGCGCTAATACGACTTTATTGCCTGGAGATGAAATATTTTTCATCAGTGCTAACGATGATATTAAAACATTAATGTCGAAAATTTATGAAGATCGCCCACGTTTTAACAGTATTATGATTGCCGGTGGCGGCAATATTGGCACTCACGTCGCTAAGCGTTTAGAAGCGGATTATGATATTAAACTCATCGAAATTGATCCAAAGCACAGCGAGCGTGCTTGTCATACGCTCGATCGGACGATTATTTTATTAGGTGATGCGACAGATTCTGATTTATTAAGCCAGGAAAATATCGAAAATATTGATATATTCTGTTCACTGACCAATGATGATGAAAATAATATTATGTCAGCGATGCAAGCAAAGCGTTTGGGAGCGAAATATGCGATTTCTTTGATTAATCGCCCGGCTTATGTTGATTTAGTCGAAGGCGGAGATATTGATATCGCGATTTCTCCACAGCATGCAACGATTGGTGCTTTGCTTGCGCATATTCGCCGTGGTGATGTAGAAAAAGTTCATTCTTTACGCAAAGGGGCCGCTGAGGCGATTGAGGCGGTGGCGCACGGTGATGCCCAAACATCGAAAGTGGTTGGTCGTAAAGTGTCTCAACTAAAGTTGCCTGAAGGTTCTGCTGTGGGTGCTGTTGTGCGCGGTGATCAGGTTTATATTCATTGTGAAGATATTACGATTCAAGCGGATGATCATGTCATTTTATTCATGACCAATAAACGTAAAATTCGTGATATCGAAAGTTTATTTCAGGTTTCCACTGGGTTTTTATAA
- the gmhB gene encoding D-glycero-beta-D-manno-heptose 1,7-bisphosphate 7-phosphatase, with translation MQQKPLVILDRDGVINEDSEHYIKSAEEWQPIEHSLGAIAKLNANDIKVAVATNQSGMARGYFDLATLQAMHKKMATLLKEQDGKIDYLEYCPHGPDEGCGCRKPRPGMLESILHYFNLPAEQAYFVGDSYKDIQAARAIGCTPILVLSGKGRGTLNQHPELEKQIKIFQTLNHFVNELLANATA, from the coding sequence ATGCAGCAAAAACCCTTGGTTATTTTAGATCGTGATGGTGTCATTAATGAAGACTCAGAACATTACATTAAATCTGCTGAGGAATGGCAGCCAATCGAGCACAGCTTAGGCGCTATCGCCAAACTCAATGCAAATGACATTAAAGTCGCTGTCGCGACAAACCAGTCCGGCATGGCCCGCGGCTATTTCGATTTAGCAACTTTACAAGCCATGCACAAAAAAATGGCCACCTTACTTAAAGAGCAAGATGGCAAGATCGATTATCTAGAATACTGCCCACATGGCCCTGATGAAGGATGTGGTTGTCGTAAGCCTAGGCCAGGTATGCTCGAAAGTATCTTACATTATTTTAATTTACCAGCAGAGCAGGCTTATTTTGTCGGTGATAGCTACAAAGACATTCAAGCCGCACGCGCCATCGGCTGTACACCTATTTTGGTCTTGAGTGGCAAAGGACGTGGTACACTCAATCAACACCCAGAACTTGAAAAACAAATCAAAATCTTTCAAACTCTGAATCACTTTGTTAACGAGTTACTAGCCAATGCAACAGCCTAA
- a CDS encoding sterol desaturase family protein: protein MQQFIGQYGHVIIILWFISLILLESLIPHYLSFKTNLEKISRLTKHISLWLINQGVGLVIVLPMIIWASQHALWQQTAFIPLPVAIILGLLALDLISYWYHRIAHILPFLWRFHEIHHLDEGLDVSTGLRVHFGEVIITGLIKACFIFLLGIPLEAAILFETLVVLQGIYHHSNFKTPNGLINTLSLIITTPKQHAVHHHALREDTDSNYGFIFIWWDKIFASFNTAKRQKNWRIGLEYSNDLSFFFFINFTFSNQATKRASQ from the coding sequence ATGCAGCAGTTTATCGGCCAATATGGTCATGTTATTATTATTCTTTGGTTTATCAGCTTAATTTTATTAGAGTCTTTAATACCACATTATCTATCATTCAAAACCAATCTAGAGAAAATCTCACGTTTAACAAAACACATTAGCCTTTGGCTAATAAATCAAGGCGTTGGATTAGTTATCGTTCTGCCAATGATTATATGGGCGAGCCAACATGCGCTCTGGCAACAAACGGCCTTTATTCCTCTGCCTGTTGCGATTATTTTAGGCTTATTAGCTTTAGATTTAATTAGCTATTGGTATCACCGCATCGCCCATATTTTACCCTTTTTGTGGCGTTTTCACGAAATTCACCACTTAGATGAGGGCTTAGATGTAAGCACAGGCTTGCGTGTACATTTTGGCGAAGTGATTATCACCGGACTCATTAAAGCGTGTTTTATTTTCTTACTTGGCATTCCGCTAGAAGCGGCCATCTTATTTGAAACTCTAGTTGTTTTACAAGGGATTTATCATCATTCTAATTTTAAAACACCCAATGGGTTAATTAACACTTTATCGCTTATTATTACCACACCAAAACAGCACGCTGTTCATCACCACGCACTGCGCGAAGATACTGACTCGAATTATGGCTTTATATTTATCTGGTGGGATAAAATATTTGCTTCATTCAATACAGCCAAACGGCAAAAAAATTGGCGCATCGGCTTAGAATATAGCAATGATTTGTCATTTTTTTTCTTTATTAATTTCACCTTTTCAAATCAAGCTACTAAAAGAGCGAGTCAATGA